A region of the Cottoperca gobio chromosome 22, fCotGob3.1, whole genome shotgun sequence genome:
GCACAAGACACAAGATAATGACGAGGTATGCATGTGTGGGAGTGTGGGATATAAGGGTACGTGAACAGGTGGTGTGGCAATAAGAAGGTGTGGAGCCTTATAAAGTAGGGATGCACGATCCGTCTTTTTCATTCACAAATACTGGTCTTCGGGTGTCGGCCATTACAGAGTCCCGGTCCAATACCAGTGTTAATAATCTGTATGCCTCACTGTGTGGAAGAGACTGTGATCATTGTTTTATGTGTAAGTCAACATCAGGCTTGACTTTAATcatgctttaaatgtatttatctaaTAGCAGTATAATAcgtatatataaacatagaacTGAATAGAATAGATTGGACCCATTGTCACCGATACCCAATCCAGCTATTTGAGTCTGTGTCGGCCCGGGATGGGTGCGTTTCTAAATAAGGGAAGATTGTCCAACAGAGGAACCCCAGCACATATATGTTACAGGCTCGATCTGTGAGGCAAACACTGGGGTGTATTCTCAAGCTGGGAGAACTAACAAGCCTCTAGTGAGCGCTTCTTTACGTACAACAAATCATTTGGAACATCCAGAGGGGAAAACATAGTATTTCATCCATCAAGTAAAAACCAATAACCCAACCAAGCTTACTGAGGACATCCAGTGGAGGGAAAAGCAGGACGGGTGTTGTTCAGATTCCTTCTTTTATGTAACGGGACatatttctctgtttcttttcatATGTACTTGTGTTATCACAGGTGTGATTAACAGGTGAGAGGCACAGCTTGTTCCTTTTGGATCACAAACTAAATTAGagaaatacacagaaaatattacacaaaataaatccaaCAAACGTGTatatttcaatgttttcaaatgttgatAGCAAATGTACTTTCTGCAAGACTGACAAGAAAGCATACATTATTAGTTTTTTGGTcgcacattttgttttaagttttgtaaatactttgtaaattatattttgtgcaaaacaacacatgcaATTCATATTGAAAGTTAAAATATTTTCACTTATTTTGATTGTGATGATGAACAGTTTATGTTCTATTGTTAATATTTTTATCCtatttcatattcataaagctacatttcttgttttgtaaAAGAGATACCAGCATCTGCTGTGTCAGCACCACGCAGATCCTCATGTGCTTTATATGTTTGCATAATGCATTTGTGACTCTGTTCAGGGTGTcaacattgtgtttttacattgtacTTCATCCGCGCTGTGATATAGGCCCAACAGTTGAGTGgattattaaatattgaaacATTATTAGCGCCAATAAATCGATTTGATATTAGGTATTAGAGTTGTTTCTGAGATGTGAAGAAGCTGAGTTTTGTTTGCACGTATATGAAGTACAGTCTTCAAGTATACCTGAGCTCTTTTCATCAAAATGCCATAACATCAAAATGTGTCTCAAAAAGAAAGAGTTCTCAGGAAGAGTACCTGAAGAGAATCCCTCTTTAGATATATAATAGGTGTCGTGCATACAGAATTGCTAAAACAGAGTTATTAAATGAAAGCAATGGGACACGGAGAGCGGTAAGGAGGGtgtaacaaacacaacatggtGGTTCAACATCTTAAATCCACACAGACTCGCTAATATTTGAgcattttatagttttttttgtcagtaAATACTCTGAACAATGCAGTTATCTGTTACTGGTCAGATAGAGAACAGAGCATCAATGACTTCCACGATATTGTTACTTGAACTCTATTAGGACCGCTATTAGCTTACATTTCTATCTGTGCTCAAGTGCCCCAGAAGATTGTTGTTCCACTTTGACAACTTGAGCTCACAAACCTCTGAAGCGTTTAGCCCTTGACTCTGCAGACTTGCGGTGGCGTTTGCCAGAATTGACATATAATATGTACCATCTGATGGAAACTACGTTCATGGGTACGAGGACATGGTTTTAAAATCTGTCTTTGTGCAGAAACAATTATCGGCTAAAGTTAAAGGGACTGATAAAGCGGATTATGTTTGTGTTCTTAAAATGTTATGGAACGGATGGTGACTGACTATGGGGGCCAGAGAGGTTAACAAACATgctgtttaaaaatgtctttctggTCAGTATCATGCACATGTGCTACATTATTTAATGGCACAAAATCTATGTTGCAGCATTAGTCAAGTAATGATGAAAAGGTCAATAGTGTAAAATGAAGTTCTATCTGCAGTGTTCAAATTTCCCATTCACTCTCAGACTGACCATTAAAGAAAATGCACCTTTTCAGAGACGGTGTTTAATTAGAAAATGTGACAGGACAATGCAATCAGATAAACAATAAactacatgttttattaaagcgTTATAACAAAATAGGGTATATAGTTCTACAACATTTGTAGAGAAGAAATCTTTAGATTCTTATCTTTTTTACTCGCTCAACATCATACATAGGAACACCTCTACTTATGTACAGCAAGGCACCAGCTTGGGAAAGATGAGAGGCGGCTCGATCTTCGTTATTTCTTGAAGGATTTGCAACACTGCAGTGTCATGCACTGAAGGATGTCAAGTTGTTGGAGCCATCTGAAGACATGCGGATATCGGACGTCCTGCGTGTGGAGCGAGCATGAAAGATGCACTTTTTGCTAAAGCACCATATGTCCAACATTATTTGCCAGAAGTGGTTCCTGAACGTCACCCCGATGAACGCGTACAGGATGGGGTTGAGGCAGCAGTGGAGGTAGGCTGCGCTCCTGGAAATGGCCAGAACATGGAGTTTAATCTTCTCCGCCTCACAACTCCTCTCCCTaaaaagagacagagtgtgGATCAGCAGAGCCACATTGTAGGGAAGGTGGCACACAATGAAAACCGCAACAACTGCCAAAACCACACGTACAGCCTTGTGCCTCTGGCTGCTCTGCGCTTTCAGCAAGGTGTACATGATGCTGGAGTAGCAGAACACCATCACGATCAGAGGCAGCAGGAAGCCAATGGCCATCTGAAGGCTGGGAACCACCACCTTCATCAGCTTTGCCGTCTCATTCTTGCTGAAAGACAGTTGACACATCACGGAGACGGTCTCATCCCCCAGATTCTGCTCTATAAAGAGCTCAGTGTAGACCAGCGTGGGCAGGGTTAAAGCCACAGCAAACAGCCAAATAGCTGAGCAGATAAGGCGGCTGTAGATCAGAGTGCGTGAGCGAGCACCGAAGGATCTTCTAGCCTGGACTATAGCGACGTAGCGGTCGCAACTAACGCACGCAAGAAGGAGCATGCCACTGTAGAGGTTGATACTGTAGGCTGACCTCAGTATCTTGCAGGCCACGGGGCCAATTGACCAACTGTGCTGCTCGTTGTATATGATGAATGGCAGAGCCAACACAAAGATCAGGTCTGCAACGGCCACATTGTAGAGATACACGTCCGTCATAGTCTTGGTTCTCTTGTAGAATATGTAGGTGGTGATTACAAGAGTGTTGCCGATCAGGCCCAAGGCACAGATGATGGAGTGAATGTACGTCTGGGTGATGACATCCATGGGGTCTGGGTCGAGGTCGCAGAGCCCGTCATCTGGGTAGTTTTCTGAACTATAGTCAGGGAAGACTGTAGTCACAGTCACAGACTCCATGTTTTTGATCTGGAGAGGAAAAGATGTCCATTTACACCAACCAGCAAATAATTAGGGGAAAGCAACTAAGtgtcaaacatttccaaaacacattttcataagGCTTACTTTATAAAGGgaagtgtacttaagtaaagtttaGAGCGAAT
Encoded here:
- the ccr6b gene encoding C-C chemokine receptor type 6; this encodes MESVTVTTVFPDYSSENYPDDGLCDLDPDPMDVITQTYIHSIICALGLIGNTLVITTYIFYKRTKTMTDVYLYNVAVADLIFVLALPFIIYNEQHSWSIGPVACKILRSAYSINLYSGMLLLACVSCDRYVAIVQARRSFGARSRTLIYSRLICSAIWLFAVALTLPTLVYTELFIEQNLGDETVSVMCQLSFSKNETAKLMKVVVPSLQMAIGFLLPLIVMVFCYSSIMYTLLKAQSSQRHKAVRVVLAVVAVFIVCHLPYNVALLIHTLSLFRERSCEAEKIKLHVLAISRSAAYLHCCLNPILYAFIGVTFRNHFWQIMLDIWCFSKKCIFHARSTRRTSDIRMSSDGSNNLTSFSA